A part of Quatrionicoccus australiensis genomic DNA contains:
- a CDS encoding ABC transporter ATP-binding protein produces the protein MSASIEIRGVGKTFGRGPGAITALQNADLQIGRNEFVTFVGASGCGKSTLLRMIGGLETVSVGEIAVDGNPIEGPGVDRAMVFQHYSLYPWLTVIENIKFCRQLKAHIANRTDADVEKASGRADALLRLMGLAHVAHAYPNQLSGGMQQRVAIARALMSRPPILLMDEPFGALDAQTREVMHDLIRHVHRIEGSTIVFVTHDVEEAIYLGQRIVLMAPRPGRIDTVYEVPLPAARQQEMKLAPEFLTLKREILDRIRETSGMKTDLEQLERLSAQAAVEENA, from the coding sequence ATGAGCGCCAGCATTGAAATCCGCGGCGTCGGCAAGACCTTCGGGCGCGGACCGGGGGCGATCACCGCCTTGCAGAACGCCGACCTGCAGATCGGCCGCAACGAGTTCGTCACCTTCGTCGGCGCTTCCGGCTGCGGCAAATCCACGCTGTTGCGCATGATTGGCGGCCTGGAAACGGTCAGCGTCGGTGAAATCGCCGTTGATGGCAATCCAATCGAGGGGCCGGGCGTTGACCGTGCCATGGTCTTCCAGCACTACAGCCTCTACCCGTGGTTGACGGTGATCGAGAACATCAAGTTCTGCCGCCAGCTCAAGGCGCACATCGCCAATCGCACCGATGCCGACGTCGAGAAGGCCTCCGGCCGCGCCGACGCGCTGCTCCGCCTGATGGGCCTGGCGCACGTCGCGCATGCCTATCCGAACCAGTTGTCGGGCGGCATGCAGCAACGCGTTGCGATCGCCCGCGCCCTGATGAGCCGGCCGCCCATCCTGCTCATGGACGAACCGTTCGGCGCACTCGATGCGCAGACGCGCGAAGTCATGCATGACCTGATCCGGCATGTGCATCGCATCGAGGGCAGCACCATCGTCTTCGTCACGCACGACGTCGAGGAGGCGATCTACCTCGGTCAGCGCATCGTGCTGATGGCGCCGCGTCCGGGTCGCATCGACACGGTGTACGAGGTGCCGCTGCCGGCCGCACGGCAGCAGGAAATGAAACTCGCGCCCGAGTTTCTGACGCTGAAGCGGGAGATTCTCGACCGCATCCGCGAGACCTCGGGCATGAAAACCGATCTCGAGCAGCTTGAACGCCTGTCGGCGCAGGCTGCCGTGGAGGAAAACGCATGA
- a CDS encoding urea amidolyase associated protein UAAP1 gives MNTALQKARAAVDIDQRWQQFAPDLEVDRVLFSDVIPGGCHWSWLLPRGVTLRLTALDAGANLSLVLYNARQKLERYNPPDTLKAQHTAHFTRGHVLMSDMGCSLASITADSLGWHDPLGLLLDAERMHAKYGDHNYQQFRNGMYRSGRDGLLIEIGKYGLGRRDLVAPVNFFSKVSVDEEGRFAFAEKHAKAGDYVDLRLDMDVIVAVSAAPHPLDPRPGYAPAPVGVAAWRSGPAAADDYCRAFRPEGARALHNSDMQYLI, from the coding sequence ATGAATACCGCTTTGCAGAAAGCCCGCGCCGCCGTCGATATCGACCAGCGCTGGCAGCAATTTGCCCCCGATCTGGAGGTCGACCGGGTGCTTTTCTCCGACGTCATTCCCGGCGGCTGCCACTGGTCGTGGCTGCTGCCGCGCGGCGTCACGCTGCGCCTGACCGCGCTCGACGCCGGCGCCAACCTGTCGCTGGTGCTCTACAACGCGCGCCAGAAGCTCGAGCGCTATAACCCGCCGGACACGCTGAAGGCGCAGCACACCGCGCACTTCACGCGCGGTCACGTGCTGATGAGCGACATGGGCTGTTCCCTGGCCTCGATCACCGCCGACAGCCTGGGCTGGCACGACCCGCTCGGCCTGCTGCTCGACGCCGAGCGGATGCACGCCAAGTACGGCGATCACAATTACCAGCAGTTCCGCAACGGCATGTACCGCTCCGGGCGCGACGGCCTGTTGATCGAGATCGGCAAGTACGGCCTCGGCCGGCGCGATCTCGTGGCGCCGGTCAATTTCTTCAGCAAGGTCAGCGTCGATGAGGAAGGCCGTTTCGCCTTCGCCGAGAAGCATGCCAAGGCCGGCGACTACGTCGATCTGCGCCTCGACATGGACGTTATCGTCGCCGTCTCGGCGGCGCCGCATCCGCTCGATCCGCGCCCGGGCTACGCACCGGCCCCGGTCGGCGTCGCTGCCTGGCGTTCCGGCCCGGCTGCGGCCGACGACTACTGCCGTGCCTTCCGCCCGGAAGGCGCCCGCGCGCTGCACAACAGCGATATGCAATACCTGATCTGA
- a CDS encoding urea amidolyase associated protein UAAP2: MTATAMCIQESPLDPAAAVYDVTLPAGEPWLHEIRKGQTLRIVDVEGNQAADIIFYNRHDTAEHYSVSNTILGQGGIYLTTGSVLRSNEGRPLLTIVADTCGRHDTVGGACAAESNTVRYALAKKFMHSCRDNYLQAIQNSDAGLDKADIVPNINFFMNVPVTADGQLTFADGVSGPGKYVELRAEMDVWALLSNCPQLNNPCNAYNPTPVRLLIWD, from the coding sequence ATGACCGCCACCGCCATGTGCATCCAGGAAAGCCCGCTCGACCCGGCCGCCGCCGTCTACGACGTCACGCTGCCGGCCGGCGAACCCTGGCTGCATGAAATCCGCAAGGGCCAGACCCTGCGCATCGTCGATGTCGAAGGCAACCAGGCTGCCGACATCATCTTCTACAACCGGCACGACACCGCCGAGCATTACAGCGTCAGCAACACCATCCTCGGCCAGGGCGGCATCTACCTGACCACCGGTTCGGTGCTGCGCAGCAACGAGGGCCGGCCGCTGCTGACCATCGTCGCCGACACCTGCGGCCGCCACGACACGGTCGGCGGGGCCTGTGCCGCCGAGAGCAACACGGTGCGCTACGCGCTCGCCAAGAAGTTCATGCACAGCTGTCGCGACAACTACCTGCAGGCCATCCAGAACTCGGACGCCGGGCTGGACAAGGCCGATATCGTGCCCAACATCAATTTCTTCATGAACGTGCCGGTCACCGCCGACGGCCAGCTCACCTTTGCCGACGGCGTCTCCGGCCCCGGCAAGTATGTCGAGCTGCGTGCCGAGATGGATGTCTGGGCGCTGCTCTCGAATTGCCCGCAACTGAACAATCCCTGCAATGCCTACAACCCGACGCCGGTCCGCCTGCTGATCTGGGACTGA
- a CDS encoding ABC transporter substrate-binding protein, giving the protein MHNLAARSARRSILSGEASQVSSVFSRLRQGAVALGVGLSLIATSAPALAEVKVGVSDWPGWVAWYVAEQKGFFKKHHADVKLVWFANYTDSISALSSGQLDANSQTWSDTMGPLAKGVPVKAVLVNDNSAGNDALMVSPKIKGFADLKGKRIALEEFSISHFVLATALAKNGMSQKDVKVVNLSAGDAAAAFMSGRVDAAVVWNPWVNQIEKSGKGKALFTSKDMPGLIPDLLVAQDKAIKAKRKDLVGMIRAWFDTEKFIRENPDEAAAIMSKVVSMKADEYKVFLPGTKFFDAAANQAAFNAADPKSLQTVAPTIAKFLLDNKLIDGKPDAAKGIDASLLTEALAK; this is encoded by the coding sequence ATGCACAATCTCGCAGCCCGTTCCGCCCGCCGCTCCATCCTCTCCGGCGAGGCCTCGCAAGTTTCTTCCGTTTTCTCCCGCCTGCGCCAGGGCGCCGTCGCGCTCGGCGTCGGCTTGTCGCTGATCGCCACCTCGGCGCCGGCGCTGGCCGAAGTCAAGGTCGGCGTGTCCGACTGGCCGGGCTGGGTGGCCTGGTACGTTGCCGAGCAGAAGGGCTTCTTCAAGAAGCACCACGCCGACGTCAAACTGGTCTGGTTCGCCAACTACACCGACTCGATCTCGGCGCTGTCCTCTGGTCAGCTCGATGCCAACTCGCAAACCTGGTCCGACACCATGGGCCCGCTCGCCAAGGGCGTGCCGGTCAAGGCCGTGCTGGTCAATGACAACTCGGCCGGCAACGACGCGCTGATGGTCAGCCCGAAGATCAAGGGCTTTGCTGATCTCAAGGGCAAGCGCATCGCGCTCGAGGAGTTCAGCATCTCGCATTTCGTGCTCGCCACCGCGCTGGCCAAGAACGGCATGAGCCAGAAGGACGTCAAGGTCGTCAATCTGTCGGCTGGCGATGCTGCTGCCGCCTTCATGTCCGGTCGCGTCGATGCCGCCGTGGTGTGGAACCCGTGGGTCAACCAGATCGAGAAGAGCGGCAAGGGCAAGGCGCTGTTCACCTCCAAGGACATGCCGGGCCTGATCCCCGACCTGCTGGTCGCGCAGGACAAGGCGATCAAGGCAAAGCGCAAGGACCTGGTCGGCATGATCCGCGCCTGGTTCGACACCGAGAAGTTCATCCGCGAGAACCCGGATGAAGCCGCTGCGATCATGTCCAAGGTGGTCAGCATGAAGGCCGACGAATACAAGGTCTTCCTGCCCGGTACCAAGTTCTTCGATGCTGCCGCCAACCAGGCTGCTTTCAATGCCGCCGATCCGAAGTCGTTGCAGACCGTGGCGCCGACCATTGCCAAGTTCCTGCTCGACAACAAGCTGATCGATGGCAAGCCGGATGCGGCCAAGGGCATCGATGCCTCGCTGCTGACCGAAGCCCTGGCCAAGTGA
- a CDS encoding ABC transporter permease yields the protein MSRTSRGSSLWQIRTAIDRRQYWLLAVAGLVAPLLAWGLLGSLDGVDKIFLPGPLDVLKRALAWATEDDLAHDVAISTWRVVAGWALSALFALPIGLYIGTYRAVQALLEPLTDFIRYMPAVAFIPLVMLWVGIDEGSKVAIIFIGTFFQMVLMVAEDVRRVPLAQIEAAQTMGATRGEIVDKVIIPSSKPALLDTLRITMGWAWTYLVVAELVAANSGLGYAVLKAQRFLQTDKIFAGILMIGLIGLVIDQSFRLIHRKAFPYLNGGRS from the coding sequence ATGAGCCGGACTTCGCGCGGCAGTTCGCTGTGGCAGATCCGCACCGCCATCGACCGGCGCCAGTACTGGCTGCTGGCCGTGGCCGGGCTGGTCGCGCCGCTGCTCGCCTGGGGCCTGCTGGGCAGCCTGGACGGGGTGGACAAGATCTTCCTGCCCGGGCCGCTCGACGTGCTCAAGCGGGCGCTCGCCTGGGCGACCGAGGACGACCTGGCGCACGACGTCGCGATCAGTACCTGGCGCGTCGTCGCGGGCTGGGCGCTGTCCGCCCTGTTCGCGCTGCCGATCGGCCTCTACATCGGCACCTACCGTGCCGTGCAGGCGCTGCTCGAGCCGCTCACCGACTTCATCCGTTACATGCCGGCCGTCGCCTTCATTCCGCTCGTCATGCTGTGGGTCGGCATCGACGAAGGCTCGAAGGTGGCGATCATCTTCATCGGTACCTTCTTCCAGATGGTGCTGATGGTCGCCGAGGATGTCCGCCGGGTACCGCTGGCGCAGATCGAGGCGGCGCAGACGATGGGCGCGACGCGCGGCGAGATCGTCGACAAGGTGATCATCCCGTCATCCAAGCCGGCCTTGCTCGACACCCTGCGCATCACCATGGGCTGGGCGTGGACCTACCTGGTCGTTGCCGAGCTGGTTGCCGCCAATTCCGGGCTCGGCTACGCCGTGCTCAAGGCGCAGCGCTTCCTGCAGACCGACAAGATCTTCGCCGGCATCCTGATGATCGGCCTGATCGGCCTGGTCATCGACCAGAGCTTCCGGCTGATCCATCGCAAGGCCTTTCCCTACCTGAACGGAGGTCGTTCATGA